GTTAAGTGGCACCTGCTGGCAGGTCTAAGAAAGCTTGTGTCTTTGCAGATAAGAGGCCAGTGCAGCAATGACTCCTTGTTCCCGGCTTGAGAACCGCACGTTTCAGCTCAAGGCACCGCAGCTGTGCTGAGACCACAAAGCCACAAGACAGAGACCCCAGCAGGGTGACGGAGAACACAGCCTGGGTACCCTTAGGTCCTGAACGATGTTGCTGCCTGCTTTGACACTGGACAAAAAGAAACCCTGCATATTTAGGCCAGTGGCTCTCAATCAGTGGTGACTTTGCCCCTCAAGGACACGCAGGAGCATCTTGTCATGCTGGTGGGCTGGGGGGGGTGCTACCGGCATATAGTGATCAGAGGCGGGGAAGCTGCTCTTTATTCTAGAACATTCAGGAGCACCTGCCCCCAACAGAGAATTACGTGTGAGCGGGATGACAGACACCTCGACTTAGGCCACTGTCAGCTGGGGTTTTCTTCCTGCAGCTGAAGACGCTTGTCACACAGTGGCGTCCTTACCACCGACTCTTGGCAGAGATGTGGCGGGAGGAACCTGGCACCCAGGCACAAAGGGCAGCTGGGTCCAGtccaggcttttcttttttttttttttaagagtatttttattttgtcagggggaggaattaggttttatttattttaatggaagtactggggattgaacccaggaccttgtgtgtgctaagcacaaaCTCTATCACTGAGCACAGTCCCAGACACAGCAAACACTCAGAAAGTCACCCCCTCGCCCCCAGCCTTCCCCTTTATCCCTCATAAATATTCTAATTGGATAGCGGAATGCAATTTTTGATACAAActttaatgtagaaaaaaaacccctcatgtacatacaaaaatacaatttGGGGGtataaataaagtaagaaaataatgagATGTACATAGCAAACAATAAATTACTCATAAATATCCTGCTGGAAACCAAGTGCTGGGGAACGGACTCGATCTTCCTGCTGCTTTCAGCTCTTCCTTTTCCTGGCTTTTGAATGAAACATTCAGGTTTACCTAAAGGTGGGAGGCTGCCAAGTCCCGATTCACAAAATGACCAGGGCAATGGGctggaaagagggaggcagcTTCTGGAAGAGGGCGGTCTGCTTTTTTCAGGTCAACATCCACAGCTGCTTAAGAAAGGAGGGAGAGCCAGACCTCCCCAACATGAGGTGGGAGAACCAGGAGGGGGTGGGTAGGATGTGGGGGTCCCATCTCCAGGGGCCGTCATGTGAAATCCACACAACTTGAAATCTGATTCCCTGGAAACCCCGGTCACAGTGGCAAGGCAGGACTGCTGAGATGGGCTGTCCCTCTTGAGCAGGTAACCATGTGGCCATTCACTTTAGAGGAACCAGCACAAGCCTGGGCAAGTGTTGGCCACATGCGGGGTGCtggttgtggggtgggggtggggaatagctGCTTTCTGCCTTGCGCGGAGTCCAGCGGAGGTTATCCGTCCCAGAACCAGCCATCGCAGAGCTCTTAAGATCTACCCAGGCTGGAGGGAGCCTCTGGGCTCCCCCTGCTCCTAAAGCCTGTGGGCAGTGCCTGCACCCAGTTAGTTCTATCCTGGAGGGAACTGGAGAGGGCCAGTGGTCCTCCTTGGAGACAGCATCTGGAGCAGTTCTAACCTCCAGCAGAGTCAGATTTACCGGGGTTTCAAAGTTGATCACCTGTACATAAATTTAGAATGACTGTTTTCTTCTGGTTGCCCCTGCTTGGAATTGATGGGGAGAACTGCAGAGAATGTCAGCTTGGCATAAGAACTGCACCAAAGGTAGTGAGTTCCCCCATCAGTGGAGGTATTCAAGGGTAGTACAGCAACCTCTCCAGCAATGGCAAaggtgcgggggagggggggctctGGGGTAGGGAGAGGCTGGGCGGGAGGGGGAGCGGCTTACAATTTTATGATCATACAAGTCTATCCACTAGAAACTGGCACCGGCAATGTAAAACTTTGTATATGTACAAGTTCTAAATGTTTCTTCCTAAAGCTAAATAGAACATGGATTCAGGATCCTACTTGTAGAAAACCCACTCTTCGAGCACCACAGCCTGGGGTCCTGGTCTCCAGGGGCCGAAGGGAGGACCGAGCCTCCGTTATTCGTGGAAGCTGGGACTCTTCACCACTCCCAGTTTGGTGGCGATCCCAAAGGGGTCCATGCTATCTGTTTCCAGGGGCAACGGAAACAAATTGGGCTCCAGGTGGTCCTGGAGTTCCTCGGGCTCTGCTGGGATGCTGGAGAGCATGGGCAGGAAGTGGGACAGGGGCAGAAAGCCCTTGCCCTTGTacagctgcctctgcctggaactgctcagagagacagggagatggTGTTTCTTGGACCAGTACACGTTGTAGCCATCAGGGCGCATCTCCTCCTCGAAAGCACAATCCTCGGCCGAGTACTCAGTCTGTGGAGCAAACAAACAGCCTGTGAGCAGCAGTGGGTACCCACAGGGGTGTGATGCCAGCAGAAGTAGCTGAGAGACCAGGCACAGGTGGTCGTGTGTGCTACATACTGCTGCTCAGGCCTGCACCATACGCcgtgtgtatgtgtacgtgtgcaTGTAGTTAAAGGTTATAAAGTATGAAGGCATACAtggtacatatgtatatatatatatataaacttatatCTATTTAGTATAATGTCCTATATACACGTAtataaagtataaagaaaatattagagtAATATATTCATTAAATACATTACATTGTATTAAtacataaacataataaattatgTAACATTAAATACATGTTCAAACattaaacataataaacatacgctttatatataaatatgtgtactTTGTATGCCTTTATACCTTATAACCTTCAACTTACACACTTCAGGTACATTTCATGTGTGTTTCATGCATATACTCAGACATATCTCGTGCAgatcctttattttcttcactaaACCATGTCACTTTTTAAACTTAGTCTTGTTCTGAGCAGTAGCCATTAAAATCACAGGCATGACATGCTTCCCATAATTATTGACATTAAGAAGTCCCTTGTATCTACTGGCACCGGGAAGCACTGCTAAACTGTGTTATCCTTTTAGGATCAGGCTTTTAATTAAGCGTCACAAGTCATCCAATCTGGGGCCCAGATTAAAGAATCCATTCCCCACTTAGATCCAAATGACTGAGCGGTTCTGAGCCTTTTTGTCTGGTGCCCTTGTCAGAAAcctcagccccccccccccccccccccccgcttcttCATTCAGTAGCTGGGGCCCTCCAGGCAGCCTGCCAGGATCAAGATaaaggcagccccctccccccgggcCAGGAAGAAGCCTGCACCCCGTGGGTGGCCGGAAATGTGGCCAGAAGGACGGAAGGAAACCAGTCCGTGGTCCCAGAACACTGGTAGCTGAGATGCCAGTGAGAAAGTCATGTCCCAAACTGAGGAGGGGCTTGACATCTTGGGGACACATGGAGGACGGCCAaaggcagggagccaggagggcTGGGCCGTAAACTATGCTGGGAGGCACCCGGTCTCATTTCTGCCCAAGCCTACAAAGGTCGCTGAACTGCAGGTGGGTGAGCACTGTGCTGATAAGGCCCTGATAAGGCCCGCATCTAATGAAGCAACACGCTGGGCTCCTGCTCAGGGAAAAGGTGGCCAGACAGcaggggaaatgcaaattcataAACAAGGGAATTAAAGCCAAGTGGGGCGACTGTTTCACTCTGCTGGTTCTTTGGGAGAAATTAgcatctcattttcttctccattGAGAAAATGGAAGGATTTCGAGTTTCTAGGAGAAGGTGGAATTtggtggtgttttttgtttgtttgtttaatactCAAGTTTTGCTAAATCACGACCATGGGATCTAGAGGCATTAAGAGAATTTTAGGTGAAGAGACCCTCACCCCACAGTTTGGACTAGAATAGTAGGTTAGATCCATCTGCTCCTGCAGACACGCCACTGGTGCCGCACCCATAAGTAAATGTCAGGGTAACAAAAGTTGCCATTGCGGGTTTGCAGTGGCTCTGGGTATCAGCTTTCAGCAAGCGCCCACCTCCTTCCTTGTCCTTTTCACTCAGGACTCTCCCATAAAACTTGCAACAGATACTCTGGACAAATACAAAAAACGGGGACCTAGAGCCACAAAACAGTATTGAGACACTAAAAAGATTCGTGCTGCGGAGACCCGGCGTCTGCATCTTTTCTGGAGGGCGGGGCATCCCAGAAGGAgcggtcccctccctcccccctcgcCCCTGCGCTTCCATCTGAGCCCCCGGCGCAGCGGGCTGCAAGGAGGCCCTGCGCAGGGCCGGGACCTCACACAGCCTTCTCTGTGCGCCCGGGGGCGCGGGCTCCCTTTGAACTCTCAGCCTTTGTTCTGGCGACCAGAGACCGAGCATCTGCACACTTCCTGCCCGGAGACCCCTGTGGTTACCTGAGCCTCCCCAacccgcccccgccctccccccaaaAGCCTTTGCAGTACAGGTGAGCCCAACTCGAGGATAAGCACACCCCCGGATGTTCCCCTATGGCGTCTGCAAAATACCCGTTTTTCTAGtagatgaaaattaatttaaaaaaaaaatcttcaatcccaaatatgatttttcttctaacTTATTTGAagattgacttaaaaaaaagatcCAAGTTGTGTCTACACACTTttgctctctttcctcccttcctttttttttctttttctttctttcttctctttccttttttttaacactgcagggagggagctggaggcgAGCACCACACATGCACAGGCAGAAGCCCGAAAGGCAGGAGGTGGGCTTCCCCGTTTAATATCGAAGAGCCTAGTAATGGGTTTCCTCCGTCCAGCTGGACCCGCCTTTGGCTCCAGTGGAAATGCAAAGGCGGGTCTCACCCGTTCTCCAGCCATAAACTTCCATATTAGAAAGCTGGACATTAGCTTAATCCCGCCCTTGCAGTCTTCCCCTCCGATCTCCATGCGGGCCCCGCGGAGGAAACGAGGAAACCCTGGATTCGTTCCAGAGTGCCCTCCTCCCCTTCAGGCTCCCGCCCGGGGACCGGCAAAGATCCCGCCAGCGCGTCTTGCCGGATGGAGACACCTACCAGCCCTTCCATCTTGCCGTCGGCGTCCATGCAGAGGTACCGGACGCTGCGGTCGCCCTTGATGGCCACGGTACGCAGAGCGACTGCCCTGATCTCCATCAAACCTGGCCGAAAAGACAGCAAAAAAAACTGGAGCCGGGACCCGCGGGGCCCACAACACGTAGATGTGGTTGGTCTGTGTACGGGCCGGTGCACCCCACCACTCCCCCAGTTTCTCTCGAAGTCTGGGGACCtaggagttggggggggggtccaaAGGAGCCCAAGGTGGGGCAAGGGGAGGGTAACGCGTGGGTGCAGTAGGTCCACGCActcatctccccttcccccagctccttctGAGGCCGGGGGGGTCCAGGAATGGAGTAGAACGTAGAGGGGGCCAAGACTTGGGGTTCCTGGTAGTGGGGAACTCGAGGGAGCCTAGGTGGGTAAAGGGAAGAAGGGCGCTGTGGCGGGTGAGGGGCCCGGCGGGCACTCACTGTGCGCGCTCTGGCCCCGGGCGCAGTCCACGGCGCCGTCTGAGTGGATGCGCAGGAAGCAGCTGAAGAGGCCGTTGGGACCGGAGGTGTACAGGTGCCGGAGGCGGACGGACTCGCCCCAGCCGTAGTGCACGTGCGGCCCAGCATCCGAGAAGGCTAGGGGGCGCCCGGCTGCGGCCAGCCAGAGGCCGGCCAGGACCAGGGCGCGAGCCACGGCGCACCGGCTCGGAGGGCTCCGCATGGCACCTCCTTCGTGCTCGGGGAGCAGTTCTGGCGGCGAGGGTGCGGGAGAAGCTGGGCGGCAGCCGGGACGCTCTGCGGGGCTCAGTGCGGAGGCGGAGTGGCCGCGGCCCTGAGACGGCGGTGCGCTCTGGGTACCTAGGCACTCCTACTCCGACGGCGCGGCGGCTGGCGGCCAGCGACCTTATATAGCGCGTCTTGCCCCCGACACCAACCATTTCTTATCGGGATTGCATCAGCCCTCCGCCCCCCACGCACACCCACTCACACCCCGCCTCcgacccagcccctccctgggccccgccCGGGTGACCCCGCCCTGGCCGCCCAGATCTGGGGCAGAAGGAGGCCCCGCTTCTCGGCAGGCTTCGGGGGAGCTCCACCCCGCGCGCGCTGTGGCGAGGCCGGCGGCCAGGTCGCTCTTGGCTGGGCGAGtttgattttataaagaaagtaGACAACAGAACCCGCCTCCAGGCCACAGGCTCCGCAGGGAATGCGCTCGTCGCGGGGCGCTAGCAGGGACGCGGAGCTGGAATCCCGGGACCTGAGGCTGGGGGCACtgatttttccatctttcccTCTTGTCGGAAAAGCCTCGCCTCGGCTTTGAGCCCTCTACCCTTAAAAGCCCACATCCACTCGCTCCCGCCAGTGTCCCAACCCTCAAGTCTCCAGAGGTAAAGCGGTCCATTAGAATTTCCCCTGCAGCTCAGACCCTCTCACGTTCTCCAGCTTTCTGTTCTCGCGAGCCCTGCCCGCACCCTCCCTTTCTCCTGGTAAATTGTCCCCCGACTGGAGGCCGGGCGCGACCTCCCCTCTCGGGGAAACAATGGAGGCGCGCGGGCGAGCGCTAGATGGCGCTTCAGCCCGGGTTTCGGCCTGGGGCTGGCTCCGCGTCCCCTCGCCGCCCCGCCTCTGCCCCGGCCCGGCTCACCGCGGTCCCCGGAGATGGAGCCTGGGAGGGTGGTCTCGGGGAAGGCGCCTTTCGGGGACAGGGCGGGCTTGCGAGCTGCAGTTCAGGAAACCCTGACTTTACAGGGCGCACGGCGCAGGGAGGCTTCTCTATTTTGGAGGTGCCTTTTGTCGGAGATCGGTCTTTGGGTCCTTGCGCGCTTCTCGGGTGCCAGGGCGCGATACTTGCGGAGGGCCAGGGGAGCGCCTTACCtgatggggaggggcagagcagcaATGATGGGCGCCGCTAGGGTCGACACAGGCACCAGATGGGGAATTTGGGGCCACTCGACGAAGTGGCTCCCGCAAACCAGATACCTTCTCTGATGAGGCTCTGGGAGAAAGACAGCATCCAGAGGATGCGCGCTGGCGGGAAAGAGAGGGCTCCTCCTGGGGGCTTTGGCTCAACACtgattctttctcattattcctccaacccccacccccaaatcctggGTGTGGGGCCCCAGGAGGCTGGTTTGGAGGGAAAGCCATACTGGCTCAGGGCAGAGGCAACGGAGGACAAACAGTGCAGACACACGGAGAGAAAAAGCGGTGCCAGGTCTAATGAATTTCAGTGAGCAAAGGCCATGTTCATACCCCCGTCGGTGACTGGCGTTAATGATGGAGCGTGCAGAAAATGTCACCAGGAAAGTCTTTACAAAAAGACATCATCTCGAAAGCTTTATAGACCGGAGACCCCCACGCGGCGTATCCTGGTTCAGAAAGCCGCGGCTTCTgttaaatctaattacttcccccctgtGGCTTTAAATCGACAGCGGCTCCTATTAAacttaattaccctcccctgCAGCTTTCCT
This Camelus ferus isolate YT-003-E chromosome 10, BCGSAC_Cfer_1.0, whole genome shotgun sequence DNA region includes the following protein-coding sequences:
- the FGF19 gene encoding fibroblast growth factor 19 — encoded protein: MRSPPSRCAVARALVLAGLWLAAAGRPLAFSDAGPHVHYGWGESVRLRHLYTSGPNGLFSCFLRIHSDGAVDCARGQSAHSLMEIRAVALRTVAIKGDRSVRYLCMDADGKMEGLTEYSAEDCAFEEEMRPDGYNVYWSKKHHLPVSLSSSRQRQLYKGKGFLPLSHFLPMLSSIPAEPEELQDHLEPNLFPLPLETDSMDPFGIATKLGVVKSPSFHE